The DNA sequence ACCGGGCCCTGCGCCTGCTCAAGGAAGTGCAGCAACAAACCCGCGCCTTCGTGAAGAAAGCCGGTTTCGCCCCGCCCGCCGCGCCCGAACCCAACCTGCGCCTCACTGGTGATTTGAAGGGCGCGGCCGCCCCGCGCCTGCAAGCGCAGGTGCCCGCGCCCGCCGCTCAGCCCGCCGTGCGCGGGGCCTTGGCCTGGCTGGCCGCCAGCACCGCTGGCCAGCCCGCCCGCCCCGCCGATGCCCGCCTGCTGGAGCCCGCCGGTGCCGCCCTGGCCCAGGCCGCCTTGCAGCAGCCGGGGGCCTACCTAGGGGCCCTGCGCGACCTTCGCCACTTGCTGGCCGACGTGCGCGCTGGCCGCCCGTCCTGCCCCGATTGCCGCCGCACGGTGGCCCGCGCCCTCACCGACCTGCTGCCCCCGCCTCCGCCCGCCGACGCGGCCCCGCCCACCCCCGACCGGCTCGCGCGGCGCTATTTTCAGAATTTAAGCAGTCAGCCAAAAGTAAACGCACATTAATTTCTTGCCACATAGCTGTTAATCAAAAAGATGGTGGTATAAAACGGAATAGTCCAGCGACTTTTCCTGTCGTCGGACCACTCTTACGATAGCCCGGAACCACTGTTTTTTAGTGAGAGTGGCCCGACGAAGTCCTTCGGGCAATTCGCCGGGCCACCCCGTTTTAAACCACCACCCAAAAAACGCTAATAGCTAGCATCTAAAAACTCATCCCTTAAGCCGTTGATTGCTTGGCCATTTCTTCCCCGACGTTGATTTATTACGGCTTGGCCGGCGCGTGCCTGCTGCTGGGCCTCGGGCTGGTGGCGGCCGCCTGGCGCCGCCCCAGCCGCCGCCAGCGCGGCCTGCGGGTGCTAGCCGGGGCCCTGGCGGCCGCGGCCCTGTGGCTCACAGCCTATCCACCCCGGCGCGCCGTACCCGCCGCCCGCGCCGAGGCCATCGTGCTGACACCTGACTACCAGCTCGATACGCTAGCCCAGCTGCGGCGGCGGCTCGGGGCGGGCACGCCCGTGTGGCGCTACGCCGGGGCCCCGGGCCCGGCCGGCGCCCGGCCGCTGGGCAGCCTGCTGGCCCTGGCCGAGCAGCGCCCGGCCCTGCGCCGCGTGCACGTGCTGGGAGAAGGCCTGCCCGACGCCGCGCTGCCCCAGCTGGGGGCCCTGGCGGTGCAAACGCACGCCGCCCCGGCCTTTGCGGGTTTTGCCACGGCCGCTTGGCCCCGGCGCGTGTTGCTAGGCGAGCCGCTGCTAGTGGAGGGCACCGCGGCAACGCCCGCCGGGGCCCCGGCCTGGGTGAGCCTGCACGCCGACGGCGCCGGGCGCGACTCAATGCGGATGCCGGCCGGCGGCGGGCCATTTCGGTTGCGCTACCGGCCCAAGGCGGCCGGGCTGGCGCGCTACCGGCTGGTGCTGCGCCAGCCCAGCCACGCCGCCTGGGCCGAGCCGGTGCCGCTGGAAGTAGCCGCCGCCCCGCACCCGCCGGTGCTGCTGCTGAGCGCTGCGCCGTCGTTCGAGTTTAAATTTTTGAAGAACCACCTCGCTGGGCAGCCGCGGGCCGTGGCCGTGCGCACGGGCATCAGCCGGGGCCTCACGCAAACCGAATTCCTAAACCAGCCCGCCCAGGACCTCAGCCGCCTCACGCCCACCCTGCTGGCACGCTACGCCGTAGTGATGGCCGATGCCGGCACCCTCGCCAGCCTGTCGGGCCCCGAAAGCCAGGCCCTGCGCGGAGCCCTGCAAACCGGCCGCCTGGGCCTGGTAGTACTGGCCGATGCCGCGCCGCTGCCCGCCGCTACCCCGGCGCGGGCCGATTTTGCCGTGGTGCCGCACCCTACGGCAGCCACGCCCCAACTGCTAGCCTGGACCGATGCGCCCGCCGCCGTGCGCGCCCCGCTGCCCGCTACGCTGCGCCCCAGTACCGCACTTCAACCGCTGGTGCAGGGCCCCGACGCGGCACTGGTGGCCGCCAAGCGCCGCTTCGGGCTGGGCGCGGTGGTCGTATCGGTAGTACCCGAAACCTTCCGCTGGGCCCTGCAAGGGCAGGACGCCGGGTATGCCTCGTTTTGGAACCGGCTGCTGAGCGCGGCCACGCCCGCCGCGCCGGCCGCCGCCACCTGGCGCGTAGCCACGGGCTGGCCCAAGGCCCAGAACTCCACGGCATTGCACTTAGAAGCGGGGGCCTTCCCAAGCGCGCCGCCCACTGTGCGGGCACTGGCCGGGGGCCCCACCGTGGCCCTGCCCCTGCGCCAGGACCCGCGCCTGCCCGAGTGGAGCACGGCCCTGTTTTGGCCCGCCGCGGCCGGCTGGCACCAGGTGCAGGGCCCCGGCAAAACCAGTTTTTCCTTCTACGTGTTCGGGCCCGACGACTGGCAGGGCCCCGAGGCCCAGCAGCGCCAGCTGGCCGCCGCGCAACGTGCCAGCGCCGCCCCTGGCCCGGCCGCCACAGCCCCCGGCGCGGTGCAGGAGCCCTGGCCGGCGGGCTGGTTTTTCGGCTTGTTCCTGCTCGCCGCGGGGTACTTGTGGCTGGAGGAAAAGCTGTAGCTTCGGGCTTTCTAAGTTAATAAAACGGTCATGCTGAGCGCAGTCGAAGCACCTCTGCCGCAGCAGTAATTAATAAGTTAGTCTGCGGGAGAGATGCTTCGACAGGCTCAGCATGACGGCCTTAAGGCACCCTTAAGATAACCCAGCAGCTTCTAACAAAACCGTTCAATACGGATGGCTAGCGGTGGTTTCGGGGATGACTACGAGGTAATCGTAGCCCAGCAGCACGCGCTGCACGGGCTGGCCCACTACCAGCTTGCCCGCGCTGAGGGCCCGGCGGGCGGGGCGCAGGTCCACCACGTTCCAGGCGGGGCCAGTGGTTTGGTCGAAGAACAATTTTAGCGACGGCTCCTCGGCGGCAGTGTAGGCACGGGGCTTTGATGAGGGACTGGGGCTCAGGCTAGTGGCTGCGGTGCCTTGCTTGCCCATCACCAGAATGTGCAGCGATTTCTGGTCCTGCGCCTCGGCCAGATCCTGCGCCAAGTTGCCCACGTCGTAAAACTCGCCAAACGAGGCCAGGCTGAGGCCCCGCGCCAGGTGGTTGGACCCGAATTTGAACAGCATTTTGGGCAGCGGCTGCCCCGCCGGGCCCTGGGCACTGCGGGCGTAGCGCAGCAGGTTGCGGCGCATCAGGTTCAGGCGCTCCTGGTGGCCGCCAGTGCCGTGGATTTGGCCCTGGTAAATCTGGTAGCTTAGGGCATAGTCGTGCACCATTTGCCGCACGGCGGGGCCCTCCTCGTGGGTGGCGGCCACCAAGCTGTCGAGGGCGCTTTGCCGCTGCTCGGCCATGCTGAACTGGTCCTTGCCTGCGTGCTCAAACGCCTCGCCTTGTGCCTGGTAGGCGGCAGCCTGCCGGCGCAGGTAGGCCCGGGCGGGCTTGCCTTTGGCCGGTTCGGCCAGCAGGGCGTAGAAGCGGCCGGCCATGGCAATGAACACCTGGTCGAGCCCCAGCACTTGCACGCGCTGGGCCCGCAGCGTTCGAATCAGCTCGAACTCTTCGGCCCAGTTGTAGAAGCACAGCGCCTCGGGGTACTGCTGCAAATAAGCCGTAGGGGGCCCCGGCTGCGCCGCTAGGGCCGTCAGGTCCTGGGCCACGTAGGGGTCAATTTCGGCCACGAACACCGCCGGCTTGAGCACCTGCGCCACGGCCGCCGTGAACAGCGGAATCTGGGCCAGGCCGTGGGCCTCACCGATAAACACAAACTAGCTCTTTTGGATGCTTTGCTGCAACTTATCCCAGCCCGCGCCGGAAAACTGGGCCCCAGCGGCCATCAGCGGCAACTAGTGCTGCCGGATGAGGCGCGTGAGGGTACTGTCCTGGGCGCGGACGGGGCCGGCGGGCCACCAGGCCAGCAGAACCAGCAGCAGCGCGGGCAAAAAGCGGGGCCCCCAGCGGAGGCAGCAGGGCGCAAAAAAGGTGGCATATGGCGGGCAAAGTGTTGGTTGACAGGGCGAAGGTGCCCGGCCGGCCCCGCCCCCTGCAAAAATATTATCCCAACCGCCCCAAATTGGCTGTAACACCAGAGCCCCTGGCCCGGTACCCGCGGCGGGCGGGTTGCTCCCAGGAAACCAGGCTTTGGGATAATAAACTACCGGCAGCGGTTCGGCGCGGGTAGCCTTGGCCCAGCAACCATACCCGCCGTTTTCCACCCTCTTTCACCCCCTTACGTTCTGTTTATGAAACTCTTCCGCTTATTGCTGCCAGCCCTGGTGCTAGGCACCACCGTAGCTGCCGTACCGCCCGCAGCCCCCACCACTACCCCCGCGCCCACCGCCCAGGAAGTGCGCGACGTGCCCGCCTTCACGAAGGTGAACCTGGCCACGTCGGTGGCCGTGGAGGTGCAACAGGGCAGCCCGCAGCAAGTGGTAGCGGAGGGCGCACCCGACGACCTGGCCCAGCTGCGCACCACCGTGGACGGAGGCCGCCTGCTCATCGAAACCAAATCGGGCGCCGACTGGAAGGAGTTTCTGCGCAGCCACCGCAACTTGGGCAAGGTGACCGTGCGCATCACCATGCCCACCATCAACGCGCTGAGCGTGAGCAGCTCCGGCTCGCTTAGGGCCCCCAGCGTGCGGGCCGACAACCTGACGCTGAGCGTGAGCAGCTCCGGCTCGGTGGACGTGGCCCAGGTGCAGGCCACCCATGTGCGGGCCGCGGTGAGCAGCTCGGGGCACGTCGGCATCGGCCAGCTGCAGGCCACCGAGCTGCACTCGGCCTTGTCGAGTTCGGGCAGCATCAAGGTAGCTAGCGGCACTTGCCCACGCCACGAGGTAGCCATCAGTGGCTCGGGCTCGGTGGCGGCCCCCGACCTGCGCTCGGCCGCCTGCGAGGCGCGCATCAGCGGCTCGGGCAGCTGCCGCGTGCAGACCACCGAAACGCTCGACGCCCGCATCAGCGGCTCGGGCGAAGTGTTCGTAACCGGCAACCCCAAAACCACGAGCCGCACCAGCGGCAGCGGCGGTGTGCGCCGAGGGTAGGTTTTTAGCTGTTCGTTGCTCGTTGTCGGTTGTCAGTGAACTAATCAGGCCGTCATGCAGAGCGCAGCGAAGCATCTCTACTGCGTAACTAATCCAATCAATTGGGTTTGCTGCCGCAGTAGAGATGCTTCGCTGCACTCTGCATGACGGCCTGATTATTACGTGACATCTTAACTATCAACCACTCACGGACAACGAGCAACCGACAACTAAAACTACGCCGCCTGCTTTTGGGCGTGCCAGAGTACCAGCTGCCAGCCGGCGGGGCCCTTGATGTAGGCTACCGCGTACTTGATGCGGGTGGTGAGGGGCTGGCCGTCGGGGCCGGGGCCCAGGTCGATGCGCACGGTGCCGTTCACGAGGGCCGTGCGCTCGTCGTTGTAGGGGCGAATGCTCAGGGCCTCGATGTCCACCTGGTCGTAGCGGCTTTGGCCGGCGCGGATGCTGGCGAGGTAGCTCGCCTTGGTGTCCTGGTGGCCGTTGGCGTGGGTGTAGACGAGGTCGTCGGCGAAGATTTTTTCCAGCACGGCGTAATCCTTGGCTATTTGCGCGGCGAAGCGCTGGCGTTCGAGCTGTTCAACTTCCTGAATGGCGGTCATTTTGAAAAGGGAAAGCGCCCGGCCAACCCGGCTGGGGCCCCGCAAAGAAACCACCCGCCCGACGCATCAGCCCCGACGGCCGCATCGGCGGCACCCGCGAAATGGCCCGGGCCGGCCGCGACGCGGAGCAAATCGTGCGGGCCCCGGCGCTGGTGCTGGCGCGCACCAGGCGGGTGTTCATGCCCCACAGCAAGGCAAGTGCTTCTGGCTGCCGGGGAGGGAAACTACTAGATAAACGAACATTTGTTAGTTAATTCCAGTAGCTTTGTTATCTCCCAACCACCCCGGCGCTTATGCTCTTCAACCCCGCGGCCGAGCGGATGCCCCTGCCCCAGCTACGGGCCCTGCAAAACGACCGCCTGCGCGCCCAAGTGGCCTACGTGCACGCCCGGGTGCCGTTCTACCAGCAGCGGCTAGCCGCGGCGGGCCTCACGCCGGCGGGCTTCCGCGGTCTGGAGGACCTGCCCAAGCTGGGCTTCACCAAGAAGACGGATTTCCGGGATCATTACCCCTTCGGCCTGTTTGCGGTGCCCGAAGCCGAGGTGGCGCGGCTGCACTGCTCCAGCGGCACCACGGGCAAGGCCACGGTGGTGGGCTACACCGCCGCCGACCTTGCCGTGTTTGCCGAGCTGGTGGCCCGCTCGCTGGCCGCCGCCGGCTGCCGGCCGGGCATGAAGCTGCAAAACGCCTACGGCTACGGCCTCTTCACCGGGGGCCTGGGCATTCACTACGGGGCCGAAAAGCTGGGGCTGACGGTCATCCCCGTGTCGGGCGGCAGCACTGACCGGCAGCTACAGCTGCTGCAAGACTTCCGGCCCGAAATCCTCTGCGCCACGCCCTCCTACGCCCAGGTGCTGGCCGAAGAAATCGAGCGGCGCGGCCTGGACTTAGGGGCCATTAACCTGCAATACGCCGTGCTGGGGGCCGAGCCCTGGACAGAGGCCATCCGCCAGCAGGTGCAGGCCGGACTGCGGGTGGCGGCCACCAACATCTATGGCCTGAGCGAGATCATGGGCCCCGGCGTGTCGCAGGAAGACGTGGACGAGCGCGGCACGGGCAGCTACGTGTGGGAAGACCACTTCTACCCTGAAATTGTGGACCGCCTCACCGGCGAGCCCCTCCCCCACGGCGCACCAGGCGTACTGGTGCTCAGCACCCTGACGAAGCAGGCGCTGCCCATTCTGCGGTACTGGACGGGCGACATTACGCACCTTTCGTACGAGCATTCGGGCAAGCGCACCCACGTGAAAATGGGCCCCATCCGCGGGCGGGCCGACGATATGCTCATCATCCGGGGGGTGAATTTCTTCCCCACCCAAATCGAGGACCTGCTCCAGCACGCGGAGCATCTGAGCCCCTGCTACCAGGTGGTGGCCACCCGCCGCGGCCGCCTCGACGAGGTGGCGGTGCACGTGGAAGTGGCCGCTGCTCTATGGCAGGCCCTGGGCCTGGGGGCCCCCGGCGCCGCGCCGGGACCCCCGCCCGATGCTCTGGTGCGCGTGCAGGGTGCGCTGGCCAAAAAAATCAAGGACAACATCGGCCTCAGCATGGCCGTGCACCTGGTGGGCCCCGGCCAGCTGCCGCGCAGCGAGGGCGGCAAGCTCAACCGGGTGCAGGACCTGCGCCACCTCTAGCCCCGGGGCCCCTGAACACTACGCTTAAACTGACTAATAATTAGCTTCTTATAATGGTAGAGACCAAGAAGATATCGAAGCGCCAGCTCATTTTGGCCGAGGCCGCCAAGCTCTTCAAAGACCGGGGCTACAGCGGCACGTCGATGCGCGATTTGGCCGGGCAGGTAGGCATGGAGGCGGCCAGCATGTACAACCACATCAAGGCCAAGGACGAAATTTTGGCCAGCATCTGCTTCCGGATTTCCGACCTCTACATCTCGCAGCTGGGCGAAATTTCGGCTACCGACGCCAGCTACGGCGACAAAATCAAGGCCTTGATTCGCCTGCACATCCGGCTGATGGTGGAGGACGGCCCGGCCGTATCCGTGGCCAACCATGACTGGAAATACCTGCCAGAGCCCAAGCTGGGCGAGTTCAAGCAGGCCCGCAAAACCTACGAGAAAGGCTTCGCCGCCCTCATCGAGGCCGGCATTGCCGCCGGCGAGTTCCAGCCCGTGAACGTGTCAGTGGCCTTGTTCACCATCCTCTCCGCCGTGCGCTGGATAGAGCTGTGGTACCGCCCCGGCCGCGAGCTATCGGCCGAAGAGCTGGAGGCCAACATTATCACCGTGCTCCTCCACGGCCTGGAGCGGCATTAGGGCGGCTTCTTGGTTCATGTACCGCAGCGCGAGCTTTAGCTGCGGTGCCCATCAACCTGGGTTTTGCGCTAGTGGTGCTTAGTTAGCTCAACGGTAAAACCGTCCTGGGGGCCCTTGGGTGCGGCCCGCAGCAGTCCGGGGCCGCGGTACCTTTGGGGGCCCCAAGCCCCATCCAAGCCCGTGCTGCCAGTATCACCATTATTTTGCCAAGGGTGTTTGGCGCTGAAGCAGCAAGCGCGGCTGAAAAAGCCGATCTGTTCCGCGCGCCTCCGGGCCCCCGGGAACCAGGCGCCGTAGCGCGAACTTTGCAGTTCGCGGCCCTCGTTTCATCTTGCCTTTTATCGTTTAACTACCAGAGTTGTTCCTGAATAAAAAACCGTAAAAAAAGAGCATCCTGCTTCGCTCGTGCTGCATGAAGTTTTACCTTTTTTCAGTTCAGGAACAAGCCTACCGTCTAAAAGCGCGGACTACAACCAAAAGGCAGCGTAGCTACAGTCCA is a window from the Hymenobacter nivis genome containing:
- a CDS encoding head GIN domain-containing protein; its protein translation is MKLFRLLLPALVLGTTVAAVPPAAPTTTPAPTAQEVRDVPAFTKVNLATSVAVEVQQGSPQQVVAEGAPDDLAQLRTTVDGGRLLIETKSGADWKEFLRSHRNLGKVTVRITMPTINALSVSSSGSLRAPSVRADNLTLSVSSSGSVDVAQVQATHVRAAVSSSGHVGIGQLQATELHSALSSSGSIKVASGTCPRHEVAISGSGSVAAPDLRSAACEARISGSGSCRVQTTETLDARISGSGEVFVTGNPKTTSRTSGSGGVRRG
- a CDS encoding nuclear transport factor 2 family protein; its protein translation is MTAIQEVEQLERQRFAAQIAKDYAVLEKIFADDLVYTHANGHQDTKASYLASIRAGQSRYDQVDIEALSIRPYNDERTALVNGTVRIDLGPGPDGQPLTTRIKYAVAYIKGPAGWQLVLWHAQKQAA
- a CDS encoding phenylacetate--CoA ligase family protein, whose product is MLFNPAAERMPLPQLRALQNDRLRAQVAYVHARVPFYQQRLAAAGLTPAGFRGLEDLPKLGFTKKTDFRDHYPFGLFAVPEAEVARLHCSSGTTGKATVVGYTAADLAVFAELVARSLAAAGCRPGMKLQNAYGYGLFTGGLGIHYGAEKLGLTVIPVSGGSTDRQLQLLQDFRPEILCATPSYAQVLAEEIERRGLDLGAINLQYAVLGAEPWTEAIRQQVQAGLRVAATNIYGLSEIMGPGVSQEDVDERGTGSYVWEDHFYPEIVDRLTGEPLPHGAPGVLVLSTLTKQALPILRYWTGDITHLSYEHSGKRTHVKMGPIRGRADDMLIIRGVNFFPTQIEDLLQHAEHLSPCYQVVATRRGRLDEVAVHVEVAAALWQALGLGAPGAAPGPPPDALVRVQGALAKKIKDNIGLSMAVHLVGPGQLPRSEGGKLNRVQDLRHL
- a CDS encoding TetR/AcrR family transcriptional regulator, with amino-acid sequence MVETKKISKRQLILAEAAKLFKDRGYSGTSMRDLAGQVGMEAASMYNHIKAKDEILASICFRISDLYISQLGEISATDASYGDKIKALIRLHIRLMVEDGPAVSVANHDWKYLPEPKLGEFKQARKTYEKGFAALIEAGIAAGEFQPVNVSVALFTILSAVRWIELWYRPGRELSAEELEANIITVLLHGLERH